A DNA window from Hypomesus transpacificus isolate Combined female chromosome 24, fHypTra1, whole genome shotgun sequence contains the following coding sequences:
- the dph7 gene encoding diphthine methyltransferase, whose protein sequence is MAWKSRTRSLQVFDTELSADTVEWCPIPQWHNILTCGTYQLQKSQDGAVEGTAAPNRIGRLYLFQFRQEGPMCPPLTELQRIDTPAILDLKWCHVPVSEQPLLGMATANGELQLHTLTASKEGYCDLKPVASAEVGEDRLALSLDWSTGRGDSDVRVVASDSAGCLSVLSLGESASVSIISQWKAHQFEAWISAFSYWDTQLIYSGGDDCKLKGWDLRMGPSSPTFTSKRHSMGVCSIHSNPHREHILATGSYDEQVLLWDGRSMRQPLSESSLGGGVWRLKWHPTQEHLLLAACMHNDFHILHCQQALEGSGESCPILASYILHNSLAYGADWSRMSLDGPLPGSPHEAAEPKEFLAEGGGHLRIQYESPTASFDTSLEDDAGRYIPECVASSPSCSGAGVPPRPAADSPSMSCLLASCSFYDHMLHVWRWDWTPEEDSTTEGQGGTGAEDESQASALK, encoded by the exons ATGGCTTGGAAGTCAAGGACTCGCAGTCTACAGGTGTTTGACACAGAACTGAGTGCAGACACAGTGGAGTGGTGTCCAATCCCACAATGGCACAATATTCTGACATGTGGAACATACCAACTGCAGAAAAGCCAAGATGGG GCTGTGGAAGGGACTGCAGCACCCAATCGGATCGGCAGACTCTACCTATTTCAGTTTAGACAAGAAGGACCTATGTGCCCACCCCTCACTGAACTGCAGCGCATTGACACGCCAGCTATTCTGGATTTAAAATG GTGTCATGTGCCAGTCTCAGAACAGCCGTTACTCGGAATGGCTACAGCCAATGGGGAGCTACaactgcacacactcacagccagTAAG GAAGGCTACTGTGATCTGAAACCTGTGGCAAGTGCAGAAGTAGGAGAGGACAGGTTGGCTCTGTCATTGGACTGGTCCACTGGGAGAGGTGACAG TGATGTCCGTGTGGTGGCCAGTGACTCTGCTGGCTGTCTCAGTGTTCTGTCTCTGGGGGAGTCTGCCAGTGTGTCGATCATCTCACAGTGGAAGGCTCATCAGTTTGAGGCCTGGATCTCTGCCTTCTCTTACTGGGACACTCAACTCATCTACTCTG GTGGGGATGACTGCAAACTTAAGGGCTGGGATCTTAGGATGGGTCCCTCTTCCCCCACTTTCACCAGCAAGAG GCACTCCATGGGTGTATGCAGTATCCACAGTAACCCACACAGGGAGCACATTCTTGCCACAGGCAG CTATGATGAGCAGGTGTTGCTGTGGGACGGCAGGAGCATGCGTCAGCCCCTCAGTGAGAGCTCTCTTGGTGGTGGAGTCTGGAGACTGAAGTGGCATCCAACCCAGGAGCACCTTCTGCTGGCTGCCTGCATGCATAATGACTTCCACATCCTGCACTGCCAGCAAGCCCTTG AGGGCAGCGGAGAATCTTGTCCAATCCTCGCCTCATACATCCTCCACAATTCGTTGGCCTATGGTGCTGACTGGTCCCGCATGTCTCTGGACGGGCCTCTTCCTGGCTCCCCACATGAAGCCGCGGAGCCCAAGGAGTTCCTGGCAGAGGGCGGAGGACACCTGAGGATCCAGTATGAGTCTCCCACCGCCAGCTTTGACACCTCGCTTGAGGACGATGCAGGACGATACATCCCTGAATGTGTCGCCTCCTCGCCCTCCTGCTCTGGGGCAGGTGTGCCTCCCCGCCCGGCTGCTGACAGCCCCTCTATGTCCTGCCTACTGGCCAGCTGCTCCTTCTATGACCATATGCTGCATGTGTGGCGCTGGGACTGGACTCCTGAAGAGGACAGCACCactgaggggcagggagggacaggTGCAGAGGACGAGAGCCAGGCCAGTGCGCTGAAATAG
- the dimt1l gene encoding probable dimethyladenosine transferase: protein MPKVRAEKKTRQHQEVKNQGIMFNTGIGQHILKNPLVVNGIIEKAALRPTDVVLEVGPGTGNMTVKLLEKAKKVVACELDGRLVAELQKRVQCTPMQTKLQILVGDVLKTELPFFDVCVANLPYQISSPFVFKLLLHRPFFRCAVLMFQREFAMRLVAKPGDKLYCRLSINTQLLARVDHLMKVGKNNFRPPPKVESSVVRIEPKNPPPPVNFQEWDGLVRIAFVRKNKTLNAAFKSTAVEQLLEKNYKIHCSVQNVEIPADFSITKKIESVLQVAEFSEKRARSMDIDDFMVLLHAFNSAGIHFS from the exons ATGCCGAAGGTTCGAGCAGAGAAGAAAACTAGGCAGCATCAAGAGGTCAAAAATCAAG GGATCATGTTCAATACGGGCATTGGTCAGCACATCTTGAAAAACCCTTTGGTAGTCAATGGAATCATCGAAAAG GCAGCTCTAAGGCCGACAGATGTGGTGTTGGAGGTGGGGCCTGGAACTGGGAACATGACTGTTAAACTACTGGAGAAAGCAAAAAAG GTGGTAGCGTGTGAGTTGGAtgggaggctggtggcagagcttCAGAAGAGGGTACAGTGCAC ACCTATGCAAACCAAACTACAGATATTGGTGGGCGACGTCCTAAAAACAGAGCTTCCTTTCTTCGACGTATGTGTGGCCAACTTGCCTTATCAG ATTTCGTCACCTTTTGTTTTCAAGCTGCTGCTGCATAGGCCATTTTTCAG GTGTGCAGTGCTGATGTTCCAGAGGGAGTTTGCCATGCGTCTGGTTGCCAAACCAGGAGACAAGCTTTACTGCAGACTATCCATCAACACCCAGCTTCTGGCACGTGTTGATCACTTAATGAAG GTAGGGAAGAATAATTTTAGACCCCCTCCAAAAGTGGAATCAAGTGTTGTTCGAATAGAGCCCAagaacccccctcctcctgtcaaCTTCCAG GAATGGGATGGCCTTGTCAGAATTGCATTTGtgaggaaaaacaaaacactcaATGCAGCTTTCAA GTCCACAGCAGTTGAGCAGCTGCTTGAGAAGAACTACAAGATCCATTGTTCTGTACAAAACGTG GAAATCCCAGCCGACTTCAGCATCACTAAGAAGATTGAGAGTGTCCTGCAGGTGGCAGAGTTCAGTGAGAAGAGAGCCAGGTCcatggatatagacgacttcATGGT ACTTCTCCATGCTTTCAACTCAGCTGGAATTCATTTCTCATAA